A single region of the Streptomyces sp. NBC_00236 genome encodes:
- a CDS encoding ADP-ribosylglycohydrolase family protein, which produces MSSATTAVWGRAEQQDFRSRVRGALLGGAIGDALGAGVSGLTLEEIREAHGADAVTDLVPAHGGRGCVTAVTQLTLFTVDGLIRAQVRRDTGAWHPPTDVHQAHLRWAATQHDWGPDERRKDNGWLAAQEWLYSRRAPTRECLGGFGDTVMGTLDRPKNPTAHDSAALTRSAPFGLLVGWEPQLVFQLAVECAAQSHGHPTALLSAGALAVIVHGLARGETLDGAVQHGLALLAERPGHEPVTEALQQALGTVRQGIPGPALIESLGATDSAEEVLAVAVYCALVGEDIRHGLRLAVNHGGPSAATGALCGALLGALHGETALPPAWLAELEGRATLLELADDFAMEMTQGPALHSPAAAAPGWLARYPRG; this is translated from the coding sequence GTGAGCTCAGCGACCACAGCTGTCTGGGGCCGTGCCGAGCAGCAGGACTTCCGCAGCCGGGTACGCGGAGCACTGCTCGGCGGAGCCATCGGTGACGCGCTCGGCGCGGGTGTCAGCGGGCTCACGCTGGAGGAGATCCGCGAGGCCCACGGGGCCGACGCCGTCACCGACCTCGTCCCCGCGCACGGCGGGCGGGGCTGCGTCACCGCCGTCACCCAACTCACCCTGTTCACCGTCGACGGGCTGATCCGCGCCCAGGTCCGCCGCGACACCGGCGCCTGGCACCCGCCCACCGATGTGCACCAGGCTCACCTGCGCTGGGCCGCCACCCAGCACGACTGGGGGCCCGACGAGCGGCGCAAGGACAACGGCTGGCTCGCCGCGCAGGAGTGGCTCTACAGCCGCCGCGCCCCCACCCGGGAGTGTCTCGGCGGCTTCGGTGACACCGTCATGGGGACCCTCGACCGGCCCAAGAACCCCACCGCGCACGACTCGGCCGCGCTCACCCGCTCCGCCCCGTTCGGGCTGCTCGTCGGCTGGGAGCCGCAGCTCGTGTTCCAGCTGGCCGTCGAGTGCGCCGCCCAGTCCCACGGCCACCCCACCGCCCTGCTCTCCGCCGGCGCCCTCGCCGTGATCGTGCACGGGCTGGCGCGCGGCGAGACGCTGGACGGGGCCGTGCAGCACGGGCTGGCCCTGCTCGCCGAGCGGCCGGGCCACGAGCCCGTCACCGAGGCGCTCCAGCAGGCCCTCGGCACCGTGCGCCAGGGCATCCCGGGCCCCGCCCTGATCGAGTCGCTGGGGGCCACGGACTCCGCCGAGGAGGTCCTCGCGGTGGCCGTGTACTGCGCCCTGGTCGGCGAGGACATCCGGCACGGCTTGCGGCTGGCCGTGAACCACGGCGGGCCGTCCGCTGCCACCGGGGCCCTGTGCGGGGCGCTGCTCGGCGCGCTGCACGGCGAGACCGCGCTGCCGCCCGCCTGGCTGGCCGAGCTGGAGGGCCGCGCCACCCTCCTGGAGCTCGCCGACGACTTCGCCATGGAGATGACGCAGGGGCCCGCCCTGCACAGTCCCGCCGCCGCCGCGCCGGGCTGGCTGGCCCGCTACCCGCGCGGCTGA
- a CDS encoding Scr1 family TA system antitoxin-like transcriptional regulator → MYEVAGSVQFCAAFSGDCRCIRCPRPCAIRSRSIEDPAAVTRYRLSYDRLRDLALPPPESTAFIRGVLEEHRS, encoded by the coding sequence ATGTACGAAGTAGCTGGTTCGGTTCAGTTTTGCGCGGCATTCTCCGGAGATTGCCGCTGCATCCGGTGCCCCCGGCCGTGCGCGATCCGCAGCAGATCGATCGAGGATCCGGCCGCTGTGACGCGTTATCGGCTGTCCTACGATCGGCTCCGGGATCTGGCGCTGCCCCCGCCGGAGTCCACCGCGTTCATCAGGGGTGTCCTGGAGGAACACAGATCATGA
- a CDS encoding DUF397 domain-containing protein produces the protein MSRIPDLATATWRKSSYSDGGDNNCVEVSDTFPILVPVRDSEVPTGPALVFGADSWSAFVEYAARH, from the coding sequence ATGAGCCGAATCCCCGACCTCGCCACCGCGACCTGGCGCAAGTCCAGCTACAGCGACGGGGGCGACAACAACTGCGTCGAGGTCTCGGACACCTTCCCCATCCTCGTCCCCGTACGCGACAGCGAGGTCCCCACCGGGCCCGCGCTCGTCTTCGGGGCGGATTCCTGGTCCGCGTTCGTGGAGTACGCGGCCAGGCACTGA
- a CDS encoding SDR family oxidoreductase — translation MPDTSTPAPAPTPAPAPALRGKIALVAGATRGAGRGIAVQLGAAGATVYVTGRTTRERRSEYDRPETIEETAELVTAAGGTGIAVPTDHLVPEQVRALAQRIDAEQGRLDVLVNDIWGGERLFAFDKPVWEHDLDDGLRLLRLGVETHAITSHFLLPLLVRQPGGLVVEMTDGTAAYNSANYRNSYFYDLVKNSVLRMAFVQAHELKPHGGTAVALTPGWLRSEMMLDAFGVTEENWRDALSTVPHFCISESPAYVGRAVAALAGDAGLARRNGQSLSSGQLALEYGFTDLDGSRPDCWRYLVEVDAAGKPADATGYR, via the coding sequence ATGCCCGACACATCGACACCCGCACCGGCACCGACACCGGCACCCGCACCGGCACTCCGCGGAAAGATCGCCCTGGTCGCGGGCGCCACCCGCGGCGCCGGGCGCGGCATCGCCGTCCAGCTCGGCGCGGCGGGTGCGACCGTCTACGTCACCGGCCGCACGACACGGGAGCGGCGCTCGGAGTACGACCGGCCGGAGACGATCGAGGAGACCGCGGAGCTCGTCACCGCCGCGGGCGGAACCGGTATCGCAGTGCCGACCGACCATCTGGTGCCCGAGCAGGTCCGTGCGCTGGCCCAGCGCATCGACGCCGAACAGGGGCGGCTCGACGTGCTCGTCAACGACATCTGGGGCGGCGAGCGGCTGTTCGCGTTCGACAAGCCGGTGTGGGAGCACGACCTCGACGACGGGCTGCGGCTGCTCCGGCTGGGTGTGGAGACGCACGCGATCACCAGCCACTTCCTGCTGCCGCTGCTGGTGCGGCAGCCGGGTGGGCTCGTGGTCGAGATGACCGACGGGACCGCCGCGTACAACAGCGCGAACTACCGCAACTCCTACTTCTACGACCTGGTGAAGAACAGTGTGCTGCGCATGGCGTTCGTGCAGGCCCATGAACTGAAGCCGCACGGCGGTACGGCGGTGGCGCTCACGCCCGGCTGGCTGCGCTCGGAGATGATGCTGGACGCCTTCGGTGTGACCGAGGAGAACTGGCGCGACGCGCTGAGCACGGTGCCGCACTTCTGCATTTCGGAGAGTCCGGCGTACGTCGGGCGCGCAGTGGCGGCTCTGGCCGGTGACGCGGGCCTCGCGCGCCGGAACGGCCAGTCGCTGTCCAGCGGACAGCTCGCCCTGGAGTACGGCTTCACCGATCTGGACGGCTCCCGGCCCGACTGCTGGCGCTACCTGGTCGAGGTCGACGCCGCCGGGAAGCCGGCGGATGCGACGGGGTACCGGTGA